CCCTGGGTATTTAACTTCTTCACACCAGGATGATTATGATCGTTTGTGCCGTAAACCATCAATGCCTCATATTCTTTGTTGTAACTATATATTTCCTCTATTTTAATTACTCCGTAGGTAATATCATCTTTCCCTCTTAGGAGGACTTCATCTCCTATTTCAAGTTGTTCAGCCTCCTCTTTATCAACGGGAAGAGTGATGGGGATTGTCCAAGGAAGACCGCTTGGGAGATGCATGTTTTCCAAAACACTAAGGTATTCCTTTTGATTCATAAACCCGCGAAGCGGACTGTAACCGCCATTCGTAATCAGTTCAACATCAGATATTGTCCACTTCGAAATTGAAATATAAGGCATGGAATCTTGTTTTGATAAATATTTTTTCTCTCTCCTTCAGATAACTTGCCATTTACTAAATTTCCACCGTGGGGGTCAATAATTGAATTCATTTTTTCCCTCCTTAGCCATTTACAGTAATCTTTTCAGATAATCATAAAGAATTTCTGTACACTCTTTTATCGAATAGTTAGAAGTCTCTAAGATGATTTCTGGATTCTCAGGCACTTCATAAGGCGAAGAAATCCCCGTAAATTCTTTGATTTCACCATTTTTTGCCCTTTGGTACAAGCCCTTTGGATCTCTTTTTTCGCACTCTTCCAAAGAGCAATTGACATACACTTCAATAAACTCGTCCTTTTCAACCATATCTCTGACCAGTTTACGCTCTGAAGCGAATGGTGATATAAAGGTAACCAGAACCACAATTCCGCTATCTACAAATAATTTTGCTACCTCTCCGATTCTGCGAATATTTTCTTTTCGATCTTCCTGACTGAATCCTAAATCGTTATTCAGTCCCTGCCGAATATTATCTCCATCTAAAATAAAGGTGGAGATACCTTTTGAATGAAGAATGTCTTCCAGTTCATTTGCGATGGTTGTTTTACCTGATCCTGATAAACCAGTAAACCAAATAATCTTACTATTATGTCCATGAAGAGCTCTTCTTTTTTCTTTTGTTACTTTAAATATAGGAGAATATAAATTCTTGTCTTTTTCCATGCCTTCCCTCCTTTTTGTATGACAGAACCTGTATCAGCTCTTATTCTTTTTAATTGTATAAATAATGGCTATTATCCAAAGCATAAAAAGACAGGGATATATAAAGTAAGATAATGTAATCCCTATGCCAGATAAATTAATAATGGTATGCAAATTGGTTATAATGATCACTCCACCTACTGCGACTCCAAGGAGGTAGGAAGGAAGGATCCTTACGAGCCATGCTGCAATAGGAGCAGCAAACAATCCACCTAGCATTAACGCAAGAACCCAAAACCAATCAAATTCCTTCCAGCCTAAAGAGATAAGAAACCCTGCCGTTGCTGATAATGCTATTACAAATTCACTCGTATCAACAGTTCCAATCACTTTTCTGGGAGCAGTGTCTTTTTGGGCCAGAAGAACAGGTGTTGTAATGGGCCCCCATCCGCCTCCACCGGTAGCGTCAGCGAACCCGCCTAATAGACCAAGGATTGCAGCTTTCCTGTTAGATAACTGGATTCCCTTATTCTCATTTGGAATACTATTAAGAAACAAAAAGCGGAATAAGATATAAACTCCCAATAACAACAAAAAAACAGATATAAAAGGCCTGACAGCTTCTCCTGGCATGCTGCTTAAAAAGCATGCTCCAATAAATGCCCCTACACCACCGGGTAGAATTAATTTCATTACTGTCCCTCTATCTACATTTCCAAACTTAAAATGAAAAAAACCTGAAGCAGCAGTCGTAACCACTTCCGAAATGTGAATACTGGCAGATGCAACCGCAGGAGCCATACCTAGCATTAAAAACAAAGAGGAGGATGTAACTCCGTAAGCCATCCCTAGTGATCCGTCAATTAATTGGGCAATGAATCCAACAATTGTAACAGTAAGTAATTTTCTCAATTCTTCTGCTCCAATCTGTTTTTTTATACACGAGGGTATACCTTTATTAGATTCAAAACTCTTGTATCATGAAACGGCTAATGCACCAAGGTAAAAGAAAAAAACTGGAAAGCTATATCTTCCCAGAATTTGTTTTACATCTTAATAATGTTCTTAAAATTACTTGCAAACGGCTTAACTTTAGGATACCTTTCTAATTCTTCAAGATTTTTTATAATTTGTTCTTTATTTACTGAACTAGTATTTAGTAAGTTTGTTAATGGTTCTTCTTTCCATAGTTTAACAGATATTCTTTGGAGTATTTGCTCTAATAACTTCGGAATTCCTTTATAAATATTTGAATATCCACTTAAAAAGTTCAAGTATGAATCATAAATTAAGTGTACATTAGGAACGGATATACCCAAGAAATGCAATATAAAAATCCTTAATTGTACCTCAGGATATTTATTAAACACTCGGACAAAATTTTTAATAGCATCTTGAGGATTTGTCTTTGAAATAGGGTGTTCTTGATGATAGGCTGCTAACCCATTATGATTAAAAAATCTATACCCCTTTTTATATAAACGATATCCAAGTTCATGATCATCCCAGCCGTATCCTGGGTACTCTTCAAATAGGCCTACTTCCTTAATGGCCTTTGCCTCAACAGAAACATTCCCAGTGCAAAATAAGAGCCATGGAAAGTGAAACCCATTCAGATTATTCCCAAAACGATTAAAAAGCGTTTCTTTGTAAACCTTTACGAATGGTTTATCAAATGAATAATTTTGATATGATTGATTACTAACCTCTTTTTCAGTTAATAGTTTAACAGTCTTACCACTTTTTATCTCATTCAAAGTACTAGGAGTAAAAGTCGGATAGTTTTTCAACAGCTTCATTATTTGAGTCTTTTGTTCCATGTTGTATCTTGGATGATATATTGTATATAATCCTTTAAGTACCAAGCTTCCACAAATGACTATTTTTTTGTTCTCCTTATGTCCTTGGTAATGCAGAGAAACAAAGTCAGGCTTAACAATTATCTCTGCATCCAAAAATACAATAACTCGGCCTCCAGCATTCTGAATCCCAAGGTTTCTCATACTAGCCCTTCCAATATTTTGGTTGGATCTTATATATTTTAAATCAAATGAAAAATTGTGTTCATTGATTATAGAAGCAGTTTTGTCAATTGATCCATCATCGACAATAATTACTTCATACTTTTTCTTATCAAAATGCTGGCATTCTAAGGAATGAAGTGTTAACAATAATTCTTGATATTTATTAAAGGTCGGCAATATTATACTGACTTCGTAGTCAGATTTCTTCCCATTTTTATAGGCAGACCCGCTTAAAAAGTCATAACCCCACACAATATTTTGATTTACATTCATATCTTCCCTCATTAACCGAATTTCTGATTGGTTTGGGGGTACTTTCCAAAGTTTTATTGATTGGATTTTTCCATAGAAACACCCATCTTTAATGTTGCCGCCAAAAACCAAAGATGGACAAATGTGAGTATATCTGCTTTTTGTCCCCACAGCTACTTCCTTTTCATTAATATACACTGTTGGTGTCTTATCTATATAAATAAGGACTACTTTAATCCACTCATTCTGATTTATAGGCAAACTTATAACTGTTTCAACATTATTTTGATATTTTTCAACCACACATAACCTATTACTTTGGAATAATATACCTGCTACAGCAAAATTTCCTTCAATATTATTTACCTCTGGTGAAATAAGATATGATGCATTTTCATTATTTGACCTTCTTTGTGGTAAAATCACACATTCATATTTAAAATTATCAATTATTTGCCGAGGGTTAAATTGTGCAGCAATATATTCATTCCCTCTAAAAGTAAATGGAGAGTTAAACATGTTTCTCTCCTCTCTGTTCTGAAAAAATTTATTATATTTGACTCTATAATTCTCTCTAAGTTCATAGAATTCTTTCATTTGATCTATATTATGACGAATTGATCCCATTAAATCATGGACCCGGTAGTTAGTTAAAGTACAATGGAAATAATGAAGAGGAAAATGGGCCGAAGTTCTTATCCAGTAATCATAGTCTTGTGCATATTTTAAAGTTTCGTCAAAATATCCAATTTTTTCAATAACCTTCCTGGACATCATAACCGTACAACCATTTATAGGATTAAAATCTTTTAATGATTGTAAGACTTCTATTCCGCTCTTGAAATGTATCCCAACATTATATTTTTTTATCTGATTATGGCTATCGATAATATTAAAATTTGTAAAACTAAATAATGATTTATTCTCTTTCATAAAATTAAGCTGTAGTTCGATTTTCTTCTCAGAAAATAAATCATCTGAGCTTAACCAAGCTAGATATTCACCATTAGCTATCTTGATTCCCTCATTTAAAGCAGACGCAACACCTTTATTTTTTTGTTCTATATATATAATTCTTGATAAGTATGGTTTTAATAATTCATTATACATATAGGACCCATCATTAACTAATATAATTTCGATATTCTTGTAAGTTTGTCTTAATACGGTTTCAATTGCCTGGGGAACATATTTACAATTATAAAATGGTATTAAAACACTTACTAATGGCAGTTCTTTACTCAAACTTCTCACTCCTTTGTTCGAAAAATAAAAGATAAATCAGTTTCCATATACTATTTTCAACAACTGCTAATAAAATCATAGACCTTTTGTGGATTTTTAGATTTGGCCTAATCTTCCTTAGACTCGATCGCAAAATCGGCCATGTAAATCACCAATTATTGTCCTTTTCATAACCTAGTTTAATGATCAAATCACCAGCTACTTTTTTAAAGTTCGCTTTATTTCTAGATGTAAATTCTTCACGCCACCCTCCAAATTTGCCTTGTCTATATGTCCATGAGTTTTTAGTATCAATGTTGTTTTTCATTATTTTTAAGAATTCACTTTTACTTATGTTTAGGTTTCTTAGATCTTCCCATAAAAAATTTATTATTTTTAATATTTCAGTATCTGCAGTTAAATTATTTACTAGATCTTCGTAACGTATGCAGCACACGCTGGGATCTTTACGCCATTCATAAATTTTATAAGTTTCCTCATAAATGCCTGGATAATGTTTCTTAACCCCCACTTATTTTCATTTTCTTCACCAATCAGATCTACTCCAAGAATGACAGCATCTAATTGATCTTCAAATAAGGTAATTCTCTTTTTAAAAACTTGATGAAGAGGATGATCAAAAAATACATCATTAATAAAGTAAACCATTGAAACAGCAACATCTCTTAAGTCTCTGTAAATGAATATCTGATTTATTGACATACTTTGAAGTCCGCTTGAAAATTTTTCATTATATGGCAGGTGACTATAGACCAATTCACCTTCCTTAATACTTAATACATCATTTTCATTGTTTACCCAATATGATTTACCTTGATATAATTTAGTTATGCCTTTTACTAATTGTATTACTAAATTAGTACTGCTTTTTGGGACAGAGTTAATAAATATCTTAGGTTGTTTAAAAGATTTGTTTTGCACTTTTTCACTCCTATTTAATGTTTTTATGATAGTAATTTAATCTCTTCTAATACAAATTCTTTCATAGTTAAAACGCCATGTTACATTCAAACAATCTTTCCACACAAATCTCCCTCGATAATTACTTAATACGGAAATGAAAATTAAATTTAAATACCCTTCAACCTGTCTTTTATAAGTTATGTCTAATTCTTATTCTTGCTATAGGCTAGTTTTATAGAATTATTCTTTATATTTACAAAATCCTCTTTTGCCTAGCCATGATCAATATTTTCAATCCTGAATTGATTTGAAAAGCAAAAAAATTTATTTAAAGCAGGCATAAATTAATGTCACAAAATATTTTTTCAATTAGAAAGTTTATTAATATAGGATATACCGGCAAAAGATCTAGCTAAAAAAACAGCAGCTTGTCTATAGAAGCTACTGTAAAGTAATTAATTATTTTTCTTTTAAATATTTCTCCAGTTCTGTTTTATATTTTAGTTTTACTTTCCTTGATTCCTTCAACACATCATTTAAATATTGTTTACTTCCCATTTTCCCATGAACTCTATACAATGTGAGTGGAATATTTAAATGCCCTATTTTAAATTTTAGAAACACCCTAATCCAATAATCATAGTCATTGGCATATCTCAGTGATTCATCAAAAAGCCCAATACTTTTAGTAACCTCTCTCCGCATCATAATAGTGGAACCGTTTATCGGGCAGCCTACTATTAGGCTTTTTAGGAGCTCTTCAGAGTTTAAAGGACCAACAGAATCAGATATTATTCGATTCTTTTCATTAATGCAAAAGTAATTGGTATAAGAAAACATATACATTTTGTTTTTCATAAAATCTAATTGTGTTTCGACTTTTGTATTAATAAATAAATCATCTGAACTCAACCATACAATATATTCTCCCTTTGAATTCCTTATTCCCTCATTTAATGCTGAAGCAGTTCCACCATTTTTTTCTTATATAGAAGATCTTGTCCTTAAGTGGTTTTATCATTGGTATATGAGAAGTTGATCCGTCATCCACCACAATAACTTCAATATTTCTATAAGTTTGTTTTAATGCACTAGAAATTGCTCTCTGGACATATTTACAATTATAGAATGGAATAATAATAGAAACTAAAGGATATTCATTTAATTCCACAATCTTTCACCTCTTTGTAATCAGATAAAAATAATTCCATATATTTCCAAGGAGGGGATCGGCACAAAAGTTGAAAGTTTATTATTCATATTTAATAAATAGACTCCACAGTCTGAAGAAATATTAGGATGCTTTTCTAATAATTTATTTATATGTCTAGTTATACTTTGGCCAATTAGAACCGTTTCATTCTGAACAGCTAGACCTCTCGTATAACCAAGACATTTAAATAATATATTATTTTCTTTACGTACAGAGAATTCTTCCGAATTACAAAAATACAGATCATTTTTATATAACATAACACTATGAGGCTGAGATATTCCTTCATATAGAACATTCTTAACTTTCTTCTTTTTTAAAGAATATTCAACTACCCCGCCTCCAATATTAAATTGGCCAGGTAAATGAAACATTGATACAAAAAGACTATTTTCTTCAATAAATATATCATTAATATGGCAAATATCTGTTGCTCTGTTGGAAGAAAAGCAAATCTCATCGACTCTGTTTAATCCATTTGATAAATCATATATGCCAATACAATTAAGCTTAGTTTCTGCTAAATAAGCAAAATCTCCACTAATAGCTATTCCATGCAGATCTAATCCTTTTCCTGCATGGCTAAAATTTACAACATTTAAACTTTCATCCAATAGAATAATTCCTTCCTCATTTGATGCAACAACAAATCCCTTACCATATCTAGCTATTCCTCTGCATTCAATATCTAATATTATTTGAAGTGTATTCATTCCTTTTTGGCGTTTCAGATGGTATAGTCCCCCATTTTGGTTACAGCAGCTTATCAGTGCATTAAAATCTTTAACTTGTAACATATACAACACTCCAACAATTTTAACTATGTTTTAGTTACTTTTATTTTCTTAGTAAACAAAACACCTTTCAAGGTATTTTATGCATATATAATAATGAGTGCGCAATATATTAATCATAGGATTAAAATATTTGGAAATAAACTTATTCAAATAAATCGAGGTGGAATTATTGGACTTATCTAAAAAAACCGGAGCAGGCGGAATTAAAGTTTTATTTACGTATTATATTCCCAGTGGAGGTATCGAGACACTAAATAGACAGCGTTTTTATGCTCTAAGTAAAGCAGGAGTTACCTGTCACTTTTTGTATAAACAACATGGAACCGGATTACAGAATATGTTAAAACCAGTTTTTGTTCTTGATAAAGAAGAACTTATCAGGGAGTTAGTTATTCGTGAAAAGTATGATGCTATAGTAGTGGCATCAGATCTTCAAATGCTTGAGAATTTAAAGAAATGGGGAATTAAAAGTACATTAATCTATGAAGTTCAAGGACTTGGCTTCTATAAAGAATATGCAGAAAAATTCATTAAAACTCAAGCTTATGATATTATTAATAATTTTGCTGATGGAATTTTATACCCTAGAACGCCTCATTTAATAAAAGCTTTTGAAAAATATTTTCCCAATAAAAAAAAATTTTGCTTTCACAATTGCTTTAACTCAAAAAGTTTTCATTATAAGAAACTGCCTGCTCCTAAGAACCCTATCCTTGGCTGGGTTGGAAGGATAGAAGAAAATAAAAATTGGAGGGATTTTTTAACAATAGGGTCAAAGTTAAGTGAATCTATCCCCAATATCCAAATGTGGATGTTTGAAGACAATACTCTTTCAAAACCTGAATCAAGAAAAGAATTTGAAAATATGGTATCTTCCCTCAAACTGAATAACAGATTAACAATCTACCCTAATCAACCTCATAGTAAGATGGCAGACTACTTTTCAATGATCGGGGATTCTGGTGGCCTGTTATGCTCTACCTCAAAAGTTGAGGGTTTTGGATACGCAGTTCTTGAAGCTATGATTTGTAGATGTCCTGTCCTTACAACAGATTCAGATGGAGTCCGAAGCTTTATTGTTCATAACCATACAGGAAAATATTATAAACAGGGAGATATCAATCATGCTATCCAGGAAGCTAAAATATTACTAACAAACATTCCTATTAGAAATGAAATAAGAAGAAATGGAGTAGCACATATTGAAAAAATATTTTCGCCTGAAATTTATGCTGCTAATTTTCTGAATATGCTTATTACATTAAAAGAATAAAAATAATTTCAACCATTACATTCTTCAACCACTAGCTTTTTATAGGATTTGTATTATTTTGTTAGTTTCATAGCTGTGTTTACATTTTAAACTAATGATTTTACTTTTAAATTATAAATGGCAGCCATTCAAAAGATCGTAAATCAAGAACATTTTAATATCTCATCTAAGTTAATCTGTAAATTTCTAATAGAAGAAACCCATTTTAATAAGGGTTTCTTCTATAATATTTAAGATTATCCTCAAGTGATTTTTTAAAAGAGATAATTGGTTTCCACCCCAATTGGTTTATTCTTTCAGATGATATCTTAACTTTATCTTCTCTAATGCTCCTTTCAGATATTTTAACTTTAAAGTTAATGGGTGTCATCGTTTTAAATATTTTTACAACTTCCCCTAATGAGCGGCTTTTTCCTGATGAAATTGGATAAATTTCTTTACTTACCCCGTTCTTTAAAAGAATTTCATAAGCTCTGACGGCATCTCGAACGTCTATGAAG
This window of the Cytobacillus pseudoceanisediminis genome carries:
- a CDS encoding DUF4915 domain-containing protein — protein: MLQVKDFNALISCCNQNGGLYHLKRQKGMNTLQIILDIECRGIARYGKGFVVASNEEGIILLDESLNVVNFSHAGKGLDLHGIAISGDFAYLAETKLNCIGIYDLSNGLNRVDEICFSSNRATDICHINDIFIEENSLFVSMFHLPGQFNIGGGVVEYSLKKKKVKNVLYEGISQPHSVMLYKNDLYFCNSEEFSVRKENNILFKCLGYTRGLAVQNETVLIGQSITRHINKLLEKHPNISSDCGVYLLNMNNKLSTFVPIPSLEIYGIIFI
- the cysC gene encoding adenylyl-sulfate kinase encodes the protein MEKDKNLYSPIFKVTKEKRRALHGHNSKIIWFTGLSGSGKTTIANELEDILHSKGISTFILDGDNIRQGLNNDLGFSQEDRKENIRRIGEVAKLFVDSGIVVLVTFISPFASERKLVRDMVEKDEFIEVYVNCSLEECEKRDPKGLYQRAKNGEIKEFTGISSPYEVPENPEIILETSNYSIKECTEILYDYLKRLL
- a CDS encoding glycosyltransferase: MSKELPLVSVLIPFYNCKYVPQAIETVLRQTYKNIEIILVNDGSYMYNELLKPYLSRIIYIEQKNKGVASALNEGIKIANGEYLAWLSSDDLFSEKKIELQLNFMKENKSLFSFTNFNIIDSHNQIKKYNVGIHFKSGIEVLQSLKDFNPINGCTVMMSRKVIEKIGYFDETLKYAQDYDYWIRTSAHFPLHYFHCTLTNYRVHDLMGSIRHNIDQMKEFYELRENYRVKYNKFFQNREERNMFNSPFTFRGNEYIAAQFNPRQIIDNFKYECVILPQRRSNNENASYLISPEVNNIEGNFAVAGILFQSNRLCVVEKYQNNVETVISLPINQNEWIKVVLIYIDKTPTVYINEKEVAVGTKSRYTHICPSLVFGGNIKDGCFYGKIQSIKLWKVPPNQSEIRLMREDMNVNQNIVWGYDFLSGSAYKNGKKSDYEVSIILPTFNKYQELLLTLHSLECQHFDKKKYEVIIVDDGSIDKTASIINEHNFSFDLKYIRSNQNIGRASMRNLGIQNAGGRVIVFLDAEIIVKPDFVSLHYQGHKENKKIVICGSLVLKGLYTIYHPRYNMEQKTQIMKLLKNYPTFTPSTLNEIKSGKTVKLLTEKEVSNQSYQNYSFDKPFVKVYKETLFNRFGNNLNGFHFPWLLFCTGNVSVEAKAIKEVGLFEEYPGYGWDDHELGYRLYKKGYRFFNHNGLAAYHQEHPISKTNPQDAIKNFVRVFNKYPEVQLRIFILHFLGISVPNVHLIYDSYLNFLSGYSNIYKGIPKLLEQILQRISVKLWKEEPLTNLLNTSSVNKEQIIKNLEELERYPKVKPFASNFKNIIKM
- a CDS encoding sulfite exporter TauE/SafE family protein, whose product is MRKLLTVTIVGFIAQLIDGSLGMAYGVTSSSLFLMLGMAPAVASASIHISEVVTTAASGFFHFKFGNVDRGTVMKLILPGGVGAFIGACFLSSMPGEAVRPFISVFLLLLGVYILFRFLFLNSIPNENKGIQLSNRKAAILGLLGGFADATGGGGWGPITTPVLLAQKDTAPRKVIGTVDTSEFVIALSATAGFLISLGWKEFDWFWVLALMLGGLFAAPIAAWLVRILPSYLLGVAVGGVIIITNLHTIINLSGIGITLSYFIYPCLFMLWIIAIIYTIKKNKS
- a CDS encoding glycosyltransferase family 4 protein, with product MELLDLSKKTGAGGIKVLFTYYIPSGGIETLNRQRFYALSKAGVTCHFLYKQHGTGLQNMLKPVFVLDKEELIRELVIREKYDAIVVASDLQMLENLKKWGIKSTLIYEVQGLGFYKEYAEKFIKTQAYDIINNFADGILYPRTPHLIKAFEKYFPNKKKFCFHNCFNSKSFHYKKLPAPKNPILGWVGRIEENKNWRDFLTIGSKLSESIPNIQMWMFEDNTLSKPESRKEFENMVSSLKLNNRLTIYPNQPHSKMADYFSMIGDSGGLLCSTSKVEGFGYAVLEAMICRCPVLTTDSDGVRSFIVHNHTGKYYKQGDINHAIQEAKILLTNIPIRNEIRRNGVAHIEKIFSPEIYAANFLNMLITLKE
- a CDS encoding sulfotransferase domain-containing protein, coding for MGVKKHYPGIYEETYKIYEWRKDPSVCCIRYEDLVNNLTADTEILKIINFLWEDLRNLNISKSEFLKIMKNNIDTKNSWTYRQGKFGGWREEFTSRNKANFKKVAGDLIIKLGYEKDNNW